In the Prochlorococcus marinus str. MIT 9312 genome, TAAGTCTAAATTTTTAATTACTCTATTACCGTTCTTATAACAATTTATTTTTTTGGCTTCAAACCAAAATTTATTAACCACTAAAACTTATTACTCCAAAATATAACTAATTGAATTGAGCTTAAAATAAATATAAAAAGATAAAGCCAATTCAACCATGAAGGTCTATTTACTTTCTTCATTATTTATATGATTAGCATAAAAATTAGTAGTGGAGCTGCAAATCTTACAAGTGTTTTTCTGATAATATCTATATTATTTATAACCTCTAAATTCTTAATCTCTGGGGGATATTTCAAAATCACATTATCGTATACGGTAAGATTTTCAGTTTTATTAATATTTTTCCAAGGGCTATCTTTCTCTTCAGACTTTTTATACCATTTCCAAAAGTAATTTATTATTCTGTCTTCTCCTAATAATTTAATTTCATCTTTTTTAATAAATCCATATTTGTGATTATATGTTTGTGTCTTTAAAATCATATAATCCTCATTAAATATCTTATAAAAGATCTTTCTTTGAGTCTCTTTAAATAATATGAGGTTATTAAGTAGTTTATTTTTTAAAAATTTCCTGTAATGTCTTACTATTACTCTTGCTTTATTATTGCCTAGTGGAATATGATCTAGAACTTGTAAATATCGAGATTCAGATGGATTTCCTTTATAAATTAATATCCTTCCTGGTGCTATGTATTTTATGCGGATAAATTCTTTTGAAGGGTTATTTTTGTAGAAGTAAATGCTTTCAATGTATTTGGGAGTAATATTAATTTTTTGTTTAAAACTAACAAGTACGTTTTTATTAACATCTTTATCAGGAATTGTATCTCCATGAACCCAAAAAAGATGAAGTATATCTAAGTGATTTTCAATTATCCTTGACCAATCACATTTAAAGTCAACTAATACTTCTTCTGATACATAATCATCATGTGAAAAGCCATTATTAGATAATTCGTAGTTACTTATAGGTAAATCCTCACTTATATTATTTAAATCAGTCTCAGATTTTTTTGTAAAATGTACAAAAATATATTCATCTTTTTCTAAAGCTTTGTATTGAGATAAATGTATTTTTTTTGCGTAGTTATCGTAGTTATTATCAACTATGTGGCTACAAGTTATTCGATCTAGATTTTGGCAACTTCCTTCAGGTGAGAATTTAGCTCCGTGATATGGGCAAGTTATTACTCCATTTGATAATGTGCCTCCATAGAAGGATGCACCTCTATGAGGACAAATATTTTTAATACACCTTACATTTTCATTCTCATCTCTGTAAAGGATAAGAGGCTCATCATACAGCGAAAAATAATGTAAAGTATTTATTTTTAGTTCTTTTGAAGGACAAATTGCATACCAACCAAATAAACCTATATTTAATTCGTTTTGATTTTCTCTAATATCAAACGAGTCAATTTTTACTACTGATCCTTTCTTAAAAGGCTTAAGAACTGTATTTAAGTCTTTAGATTTAAAAAAATTAATTTGTTTGTTATCCATAAATTAATTTCTTTTTTTATTGACTAGTTATCTAACGAAACTATAACCGAAGTAAATAATTAATTTCTAATAAAAATATAATTCTCTATTATTTGTAGCAATAATTTTGTCGTTCTTAAAAAATTTTGAGTAACTTGTGTTTTTATGTATATTTATTTCATGAATTTTGTATCTTTTGTAATTCTTTCAAATTTTTTATGTAATCAGTAGCATCATCAATATTTTTGTGAAAATTGCACTGGCCGAGATAACAACCTATAAATCTTAAGAATTTTCTTTTGCCACCACTAATTTCATATCTATGTATTGTTCCTCCATCAATGGGAGCATATATTAATTCTGGTAATGCCATATGTTTTTGATCTTAATTGCTAATTAAACAATAATTCAAGTGCAAATACATTTCCATAGCTGAGGCAACATTTTTAATAATTAATTTACTTATTTTTGGATAATTATTTATTGAATTCCTAATATTTTTAATGTATTTGATGATTTTAGATATTAATAAGACCAAAAACTATTTGGCCTCTTTTAAAAAATTACAAAAAAATTCAAATTTCAAGATAATCATTTAGAGAGTTTTAAACTTCCAAAAAATAAAATTCCTTTTTTATTCATATGTTGAAATTATTGATTTTTATAATTTTTAATAAAATATAGTCAGATAGATTTAATTCTAAATTATATTAAATTTTCAATTTATGAAATATTATGTTCAAAAGAATTTTTACGATATTCATTTTAACTTTGCTAGTTGTCTTTAGTAGTCCGGCTTACTCATTAGATATTTCTTCTAAATCCATTGAAAAATATACTAAAAAGATTTCAAATAAATTCACTAGAACTTATTGCAATACTACCCAATTTGGTATTTCTTATGAAGGAGCATTAGCTTTTGCTATTGGAGAAACTAATAAGGAATTTAAAAATAATAAACTCAATAAGTTTATAGATTATTCTCTACTAAAAAATTCAATAGTTGATGGTTTAGAAAATAATTGCCAGATTTATGATTTTCCTATTATTAGTTTAGAAAAATTAGAATTTGATTAGAAATATGGAAATTGTCAAAGTCTTATTTTCTTCCTATCCAATCATTAGGTTTCTCCATCATCCACTCGAAAATACCCTTAGTATCAAGGTTTATAGATGCATAAACAAAAATTATTGGAAATAATAAAATCACTGATCCAATAACGACTAACTCTATTTTACCAATACCCATTTCGTTGAAAGTTAAGCCGAAATAATTAATCATTACCTTATAGAATTGAAGTTTGTTTAATACTCAATTTATAAAAAATAAATTAATCTTTCTCTTTTTGATGAAAAATCTTAATTGTTTATATTGAATGTTATTTGTATAAAGTACCTATTTTATTGAGGCAATCTTTTTAATAATTTAGATATATAGATGATGCTAATTTGATTGCCATGAATTATGAATTTATAATTTTCACTCCTGTTTTTATAGTATTGGTTGGATTTATAGCTTTTTTAATTTTAAAGAAAAGAAAGAGATCAGCTAAAACTATTTATAAATTAATAGATGATTTGGAAAAAAAATACATATATTAATAGTTTGTTTAAAGGAAAAAAATATTAATCAAATTCTATACCAACTTCTTCTTTTAAATCTCTCTCCAAATCTAGAAGATGAGGCTCAACCCAATGATCCTTGTTATCTATACCAGTTACATTTATATAGTTAATGATGTGTTGATCTACTTGTTTATAAACATCATGCAAATTTAAATCCATAATAATTGCATGTGCAATTTCAGATACTTGTTTTTCAGTTAAACAATGATCTGCATGAAGTAAATCGCAGCAAGGAATTCTCTTCTCAATCAATTCATTTAGATTGATTTTTATTTCGTAATCTTGATGAACTGTCATAGATTTTTTCTTTTATTCTAATTATGTCTCAGTTTTTGTATATCTTTAGTTAAGAAATAAAGTTCTTAAGTATTAAAAAGTAATTTAAATAAATAGATCTTCCAAGTCTTTATACATATCATCATTATCTTTTGAGTTCTCTAAAGTAGAATCATTATCCAAAGAAATTTCCTTTTTAGAAGTGTAGAAAAGATATCCTAGGGCACCAAAAAGTAAGGTTGTCGGTAAAATCATTTTGCATTAATTGACTTATTATGAATATAGTGCAACACTTATGACGGTCAAGTACTGCACTTTAATTAATTTTTAGATGCCTACAAAGAAAAAAAGAGTTGGGTTTATTCCAAGAGAAGATGTTTATGAAATAATTGATAAATTGAGCACAGAGAATAATTTAAGTAATTCAAAAATAATAAGTATCTTAGTAGAGGAGGCACTCTCTATAAGAGGTATATTTAACAAAAATACTGGTAAAGTAACTGAAGCTTATACTGGGTTTAAAGATTCTTTAGACTTTTTAACTGAAGATCCTACCGAATGTGAAATTAATAAAAAATTGACTATAAATACTAAATTAGTAAATGATAAAAATTCTGGCAAAACAACACTTTTAAAGCGATCAAATCAGGACTCTTTTGATTTGCAAACTTATAAAAAGTTTTTATCGTTCCTTAAATTTCAGGAAATGATGGATAAATATAACACTTAATAAGTGTTGTTAAGTGCTGAACTGTGCGTTAAATTTAATATGTATTTGTTTTGGGGGATTTAGTCATTAAAAAGTATTTATTACCATTTTTAAAATCCTAAAATCAATTAATCCATAAAATATTTAATTGTTATGAATTCATCTTTCCAAATTTTATCGATAAATCTTCTACCTCCTGAAAAGTTATATTGCAACTTTAATTATTGGAGTTCTTTGTTCTCTCAGGATATGCAGATTTTATGGGATAGAGCTCATGGAGTGCCTTTAGAAAAACTCCCAAAAGGTGTTTCCGATATGATTTTTCCATATTTATTACTGGCACTTTCAGACTATAAGACTTCTCAACTAAATAAAATGAATGGAATAGGATTAGACAATCTATTAAGCCTTTGGTTTGATAAGTACTTGTTGAATAAAAATGGATACTTCGAACTAATTAAAAAATAATTTTCTAAAATTAATTATTTTTATTTTAAAAAAAGTTGGGATCTATTGATTTTATTGTGTAAAAAACTTTTTGTTAATCTTTATCAATTGGCACATCAATAATCTTGCTATAAATTAAATAAATGGATTGATGATGATTTCTTTAGATTTTTTTTTAGAAAATATATGTATCGTCGTTTTGATAATATTAATAAGGAGAGATATAAAATTAAGAAGAGCAAGATAAATGAAGTTTAATTCAAAGACCCTAAGTTTAATATTAAATCTATTATTTTGTTTGCTTATATTTGTTATTTAAATTTTTACTAATTACATTTATGAAATTCTAAAGTTGTTTTTCAAGAATTCCTTATCAAAAAACTATCAAAGAAATAAAAATTATATTTTAAAAAATAGTAATCCATCAATTTCTCGATTTTTTTGGAGATTATCTTCATTTGTATATTTTGTTGACTTTTAATGTTGATGCGATGATAATAAAAAAAAATTTTTTCATTGTGAATTCTCTTTCAGATACTTTTGATGATTTTGTTGACGATCTACTTACTGATGATGTTGATTTATTAAAAGGGGAACTAGATTATTTACTTATGCAACATTTATTTAATTCTATAGATTTAAGGCTTATTAAAACAACTGAATTATCTAAAAACGATTCATTAGCTGCGTAATTTAGTTTATGAAATTTTTATATGATAAGATTTGGGTGCCTATTTTTGGCTATATTTTATCCAAATTTGTTTTTTTAATAGAAGGTAACAATAAAGATTCTAAAAATAAAAAAAAAAGAGATTAATTAATTTTATACATTAATAAAGTGTCATTAAATACATAATTAATGCCAATATATATTGATAACAACAAAAGATATACTTTTTATTTCTAAAAATATGCATTCTTTAAATATAAATTAACTGCTTATTAGCAAAATAAAATGAATATAAATAATACCTTAAAGCCATATACCGTTCATTATCGTGACTTTCAAAATATAAGATTAGAAAATTGTTTTTATGCTTTTGATGCTTACGAAGCTAGAACACTAGCTATGGAATTCAATAAGTATATTAATGAACATCCAAACAGTATTGACCTTATAAGATGTGAAAAATAAAAAAATTCTAGTTATTTTATAATAAAAATATATTTAAACACTTAAGAATTTGTCAATAACTGCTTGACTCAACTCACTAGTATTTCCGCTGGCAACAATGCCTCCGCGCTGCATAGCATAATATCTATTTGCTTGCCTAACAAAATGCAAGTGTTGTTCAACTAATAAAACACCAATTCCTTTTTCTCTTATAATCTGATTGATTGCATTTTCAATATCTA is a window encoding:
- a CDS encoding Rieske 2Fe-2S domain-containing protein, with protein sequence MDNKQINFFKSKDLNTVLKPFKKGSVVKIDSFDIRENQNELNIGLFGWYAICPSKELKINTLHYFSLYDEPLILYRDENENVRCIKNICPHRGASFYGGTLSNGVITCPYHGAKFSPEGSCQNLDRITCSHIVDNNYDNYAKKIHLSQYKALEKDEYIFVHFTKKSETDLNNISEDLPISNYELSNNGFSHDDYVSEEVLVDFKCDWSRIIENHLDILHLFWVHGDTIPDKDVNKNVLVSFKQKINITPKYIESIYFYKNNPSKEFIRIKYIAPGRILIYKGNPSESRYLQVLDHIPLGNNKARVIVRHYRKFLKNKLLNNLILFKETQRKIFYKIFNEDYMILKTQTYNHKYGFIKKDEIKLLGEDRIINYFWKWYKKSEEKDSPWKNINKTENLTVYDNVILKYPPEIKNLEVINNIDIIRKTLVRFAAPLLIFMLII